From Onychostoma macrolepis isolate SWU-2019 chromosome 05, ASM1243209v1, whole genome shotgun sequence:
attattaactgTAATTTTCATTCCTGCCTTTTGTGTCATGACAGTCATTTTGCATTAGTAGGGtaaacatttactttttttatttaataaagaacCCAGGCAGAACCGAATGTACAAGAAACcgaaaatggggggaaaaaatactttttattcttGTCAAAAGTCTTATTTCTGTGTAGCGGTTGATTCATTCATATTTAGGCTATGTCGAGGCTATTTTAATAAGTCGGGTTATTTATAGTTTCTGAACACCGATCAGCACTGATGTTTATTGTTCAATAGGCTACTTATCTTACTTTTCACCAAACAGTATTTAAATGTAGACTTCATTTCCGTCACTTtcacacacagaccacaggCACACTGCGAGGCGAAAACATACGATCACAATTCATCAGAGCTCGTATGGGCCACTGAATTAAAGTATAACCATTAAATATTTCTGTGCTTAAATGTGTTAAGCGAGTGTCATTTTAGAGGACATATTTGAATAATCAGcttataaaaacaattaatttgattCACACGCTGCAACTCACTTTTCCCTTTCCcccaatttttatttattttttaaaatctatcaaTCTTTCTAAgtatctttaaaataaagttttgaagtgtttttacaacaattaattaatgaaacaaatcCGCGCTTTAACTTTGCGCGCTAGAGGTCTATAATGATTTACACAGTGTTCGATTAGTAGTTCACGTCTGtcaaaaaatctgatttttcaATGGAAAGATTCTTTTAATATGTatctaaaattataataatttaatttagattaaatCGTTCTTCCTAAAAACAAACGTTGGCCTAATTAAAGGCTGAGTAGCCTACTTCGGATACACgtcaaaatgtttttcttgtgACAAACACGTTAGGTTTGGACGTTAGGTCGTTCAATCCCAGATAAAATAGCCATCccagaaacaaaacataaactTACAGGGAAAGACGATTTGTCAAGTTAAAACAAAAAAGCGAAACTAAAAATCACACGTGACAGacacatttttatgaaattctgtttcatttatttaaggATTTGTATAAATGGAGacataaaaataagaatgtaaCTAATGATATCCGAATATCAATTTTATCCCCCGCAAAGACTTACATTTACATCATTACAATATATCCTTTAAAcaccgatttttttttttttttttctcgataCATagatacaatttattttttgagctgggctaaatttatataaaataataggaaataataaatacaaacaattaAGGCTGCAAAATAGTCACATCATATAAATACAAGTGCAGTTTTGTTATtatatacagaaaaaaagagcaaacaatCTTAACAGTCTTAAATATAAGCTACGTGTGTGaatcaaaaatgcaaacattcgctgaataataataataaaaaaccttacaattgaaatatatctaaatgtacatttaaatgtaagatataatgtttatttttggagGATGTTCGAGTTACTGCCTTTTTCTCAGAATACGTAGTCAAACTCTTTTGATCAcagatcaaataaatatagacaAAAAGAAAGCTTATGCAGCCAGCAATCCATATTTGAATAATGTAAAATTCCATCCTCTCTCTTACACAAACTATGAGGCTGATGTTTATGTTTTTCCTTCAACCGACCCGTCCAACTTGCTGACAAGCCATTGATAATCCCTCTGAAATAAAGAGCTTTGGGATGTGCGACCGAGTTTTCTTCCTGCATCTAGAGACCTCAGAGCCTTGAGGAAAGGaagggaaaaatgtaaaaatgacagtaaggattattttttttaccagctttgTCTGTCTTTCAATTTTTTTGCACAATTGTCAAAATGATGCAATACAGCACAAAAGCAGGTCTATATTCATTTTCCTTCAGTGCTTAAATACAATTCACCAAGAACTGCACTCTTTGCACAACCATATATTTTATGAAAGTGTAATGTACACCACGGCTATATACCCCAAACATCTAAACTGATTCACACTGCTCTTACCTGCAGTAATGTGTTTTGTTGGCTAAACACACGCAGAGTGGCCACAGCCACCCGTCGCACTGCATGATGGGAATCATTACAGGCAGTTTGGAGAATCATGCCTGGAGCATCTGCATTGAGAAGTGCTCCATCCCCTCCGCCAAACGCAGCCAGGTTAGCCAAAGCCCCACAGCAGTGCTGTCGAATGACATTATCAGCATCTGACAGCAGAGACACGAGGGGACGGGCAGCTCCTATGGCGAGCTCTATCCATACGTCTCTCTCACTATGTCTGATGCCTTCCATTGCTGGTGTCCTCCTCAATTTGTCTTGTCCTGACAAGGCATTATCTTCAGTCGTATTCTTGAAACCTTTATTAGAAAGAGTTAGATCGGTTTTTCCCATTACACTCAGCCAGTTTCCCACAGCCTTGCAGGCTGTCCTACGAACGGACGGAGCAGGATCACACAAGCAACCTAACAGATCTTGGAATAAGTCCAACTTTGATTCACCAATGACCTGCCTGACACCTGAGCCCAGGTGGCCCAGTAAGCCACAGCAGGCCGCTCTGATTCCGTCATTGCGGTGGCGCAATGCACACCGCAGTTGGGTGGTTTCAACAGGAAGAAAGAAGGAAGATTGTTGGGTGAGATGACGTGTTAGTTGGGAGAGAAGGATAAGGAGTTCCACTGCGCACCCACTGAGAAATTCACTTTGTAGCAGAACAGCCAACAGAGAACATGCTGTTCTGACCTCTTCTGGTGAGGATCGAATTTTAGCCGTGGGGATCTTGGGGTGATCACAACTTCTTAATTCCTCCAGACTGTCTATAAGCCAGCTGATGCTGCTCCCTGGCTGAGGTGAGAGGTCTTGGAGACGTCCTGCAGAACCGCCATGGATCTCCAAACTGTCCATGAGCTCCTCTATACAACTGCTCTGCTGCTCTATTTTATCTCTTAGTTGTTCCATGGTGTTCTGTGGATATATTTTGGTTTTTGGTTGGACCTCTCTGATTTTCTCACTCTTGTTTCTGGACGGCTGGTATTGCATCTTTATGGAATCATTTTTTTCCTTAGATGCATCTATGTTGCCTTTGAGCCTCTCTAACTTCTTCTTTGATTTGATGTCACCTTTGATATGATCTATCTTGGTTTTCTTTGCGATTCCATTGCTCTTAATTCGCTCCACACCATTCCCAAAGTGGTTAAGTTGATTCTGAGTGTGGTCTGCTCCATTGTCTGAGCCTTCTGTGCTGTAAGGGAGGAAAGCGGAGGCCTGGGCTGCAGTGATAAGGCATGGAGCAGTGTGCTGTGGGTCAGATACCAGCAGACGATTCAGAAGACACAACGGAAGCTCCAGCAGGGCAACGGGAAGAGTTTGAATCATCTGAACGAGAAGACAAGTcagcaaaaaaaatacaaaagacaataattacatttctgaTATTCCAATGGACAGACACATCAGCCATCTGAAATACTTAAGAATTTCATAAAACCAAACCTTAACTAGACCGGCCACAATATTTGAGCTTTGATACGATCGGAGAACAGAAAGAAGTTTTTCTAGGGGTAACTCCAGAGAGAAGGGGATGGAGAGAAGATGACAGCTCATCACTGATAGGCTGTTTATTTCTGAGTCACCCCAGAAAAGACCGCGCTCAAGCAATGAAGCGCTGCTGTGAAGTATAAAATGAGAAATACTCTGTAAACTTCTTCGatgcacttcaaataaacaCTAATATACAAACGAACAGTGAAAAACTGTTTGACACCATTAGTAAGTTATAAAAGCAATGTTTGAAGCTCACCAACTGGTGGTGAGAAGGTGGCTGAGGGCAGAGGAGCAGTTTGTGGAGTTATCTGACAGGAGAGCCATACAGTTATACGGATCGCTGGAGAAAACCAATAAAGCGAGTGAAAGGAACACATACAGACCTGCACGAAAGAGCAGAGACAAATGTATGTTATTAAATTACTGGTATATTAAAGCTGCAATACAGAAATAAGTCAATGTTCTCTTGATGTTCAGTACCGTTAGGAGAGAAATGGCAACTCTGGGATGTTGTGTTTTCCAGAGTGGTGTTCACTTTAGCCCACAAGCAGAGCCAAAGCTCTGAGTCCTTAAAGTCGAGCAGTAGGCTGCTTTCACACTTTCATcagtgaaaaaaattataattagaCCGCATATtgaagtcagcatgaaatgaaaatacaacAGATGAAAATTCATCGATTTtgtaaatgcatattattgATGTTATTGTGAAAGACTGATTCATGCATGAGTCTtatctttttaattttcaatcAAATTTTCATAACTTAATTTTCTGGTGAAACGACAGACAGTCAAGCTCACGTCCACATCTTAAAATTCAATCAACAAccaataaatagaaaaaaaagtcccctctgacatttttttctttttcgatAATTCATTACACTGGGATGTACGGCacgaaacagaaaaaaaacaacgtCCCTAATTCCATTTTATTGCGACTTTAACacttttttaaaagtgatttttttaagattatgttttatgttcaaGTGTTCCATAAGAAATATGGCAAACTGATTTTAATTGctgatttatttatgaattaactaaataactaataacaattaaatgataattatattacaacaatatttatattttatcaataataattacattgtgtaatatatttgcatattatatatatattatatatagactCATTGTTAAACTCAACatttttcaacataaaaaaaaaaaaaaaaaaagttaagtgacaCATTAGTGCCTTTATCTGTAAATACCATTGTTGGATGCTATTCAGTTGAGGCTTCAACTGGTGTcgtttttttgtatatttaatatgaaacaaatcGAAAACCAATTAATCGGAAAAACTGATTATCTGTCTCTCTAAACAACAAAGCACAGATTTTAGGAGAATTAATCTGAGAGGAATTACCTCAGATAGTCTGTGGAGAATCAGTGACAGAAGGCCATCACACATGCCCCAACCTGCAGGTAAGGGGTTATGTGCCTATCCGAACGGGAGAGAGAGCAGACAGATGGTGGGAGGgggagaggaagagaaagagagagaaagaaagagagtaGGGAATGACTACACTGGATTTCATCACATCAGTGACATTAATTACTCCAAACAGAGTTAACCCTTATTCACAGTATAAATAATGAAACTGTACCTCTGCTGTGTCTGTCAAAATATTCCC
This genomic window contains:
- the stk36 gene encoding LOW QUALITY PROTEIN: serine/threonine-protein kinase 36 (The sequence of the model RefSeq protein was modified relative to this genomic sequence to represent the inferred CDS: inserted 1 base in 1 codon); this translates as MMDQYHILEVIGEGXFGRVYKGRRKFSGQVVALKFIPKVGRSEKDLRSLKREIDIMRGLKHPNIVLLLDSFETEREVVVVTEYAEGELFQILEDDGSLPENQVHEIACQLVSALYYLHSHRILHRDMKPQNILLGKGGVVKLCDFGFARAMSVSTLVLTSIKGTPLYMSPELVEEKPYDHSADLWSLGCILYELHTGAPPFYTNSIFQLVQLIVRDPVKWPENMSQDCLSFLKGLLMKDPEKRLSWPDLLHHPFVADGVLMVSDEVSSNPLTVPPSPDLQALKHQQAAEKTTARSGEGKLLRKARELREKEKIKRREIESGSAVRASQTRCKTASAGGAPTTSHSLGSTFSVYQNSSQPATNQHQANDNSVTRVRSAPHKGQISRDYEREFPSVEVGPRKVLKRPGHARTSLASVRMDSEEQDIDSDSEWQRLIELSDQGLVNTSILQRLKTKLLVTKNQLLVRKGEEASSILQPLTILRNIVQSCQSGDVETLGKELELPHLLFSLIEDILNIPDLMQESQGETVLGNLMNVLIMYLEKSPGWEIKGRRAEDLCQLFISVFLCRDPKRSALLATAVLTLFTRRGISVNVSMERLSAFLGNILTDTAEAHNPLPAGWGMCDGLLSLILHRLSECESSLLLDFKDSELWLCLWAKVNTTLENTTSQSCHFSPNGLYVFLSLALLVFSSDPYNCMALLSDNSTNCSSALSHLLTTSCSASLLERGLFWGDSEINSLSVMSCHLLSIPFSLELPLEKLLSVLRSYQSSNIVAGLVKMIQTLPVALLELPLCLLNRLLVSDPQHTAPCLITAAQASAFLPYSTEGSDNGADHTQNQLNHFGNGVERIKSNGIAKKTKIDHIKGDIKSKKKLERLKGNIDASKEKNDSIKMQYQPSRNKSEKIREVQPKTKIYPQNTMEQLRDKIEQQSSCIEELMDSLEIHGGSAGRLQDLSPQPGSSISWLIDSLEELRSCDHPKIPTAKIRSSPEEVRTACSLLAVLLQSEFLSGCAVELLILLSQLTRHLTQQSSFFLPVETTQLRCALRHRNDGIRAACCGLLGHLGSGVRQVIGESKLDLFQDLLGCLCDPAPSVRRTACKAVGNWLSVMGKTDLTLSNKGFKNTTEDNALSGQDKLRRTPAMEGIRHSERDVWIELAIGAARPLVSLLSDADNVIRQHCCGALANLAAFGGGDGALLNADAPGMILQTACNDSHHAVRRVAVATLRVFSQQNTLLQALRSLDAGRKLGRTSQSSLFQRDYQWLVSKLDGSVEGKT